From the Rhinolophus sinicus isolate RSC01 linkage group LG02, ASM3656204v1, whole genome shotgun sequence genome, one window contains:
- the ATP5ME gene encoding ATP synthase F(0) complex subunit e, mitochondrial translates to MRASRYACTTPGAFRGFVASCSAPHCSSGAKVTDKMVPPVQVSPLIKLGRYSALFLGVAYGAKRYSYLKPRAEEERRIAAEEKKKQDELKRIERELAEARDDSILK, encoded by the exons ATGCGTGCTTCCCGGTACGCCTGCACGACTCCAGGGGCTTTCCGGGGCTTTGTGGCGTCCTGTTCCGCCCCACACTGTTCTTCCGGTGCGAAGGTCACGGACAAGATGGTGCCACCGGTGCAGGTCTCCCCGCTCATCAAG CTCGGCCGCTACTCCGCCCTGTTCCTCGGCGTGGCCTACGGAGCCAAGCGCTACA GTTACCTGAAACCTCgggcagaagaggagaggaggataGCCGcggaggagaaaaagaagcaggATGAGCTAAAACGGATCGAGCGAGAGTTGGCAGAAG CCCGAGATGACAGCATCCTGAAGTGA
- the MYL5 gene encoding myosin light chain 5 isoform X1, whose product MASRKTKKKEGGALRAQRASSNVFSNFEQTQIQEFKEAFTLMDQNRDGFIDKEDLKDTYASLGKTNVKDEELDAMLKEASGPINFTMFLNMFGEKLTGTDTEETILNAFKMLDPEGKGSVNKDYIKRLLMSQADKMTAEEVDQMLQFATIDAAGNLDYKGLSYVLTHGEEKEE is encoded by the exons ATG GCCAGCAGGAAGACCAAGAAGAAGGAAGGTGGTGCCCTCCGGGCCCAGAGGGCGTCATCCAATGTCTTTTCCAACTTCGAGCAGACGCAGATCCAGGAGTTCAAGGAG GCCTTCACACTGATGGACCAGAACCGAGATGGGTTCATCGACAAGGAGGACCTGAAGGACACATACGCCTCCCTGG GCAAGACCAACGTCAAGGACGAAGAGCTGGACGCCATGCTCAAGGAGGCCTCGGGGCCCATCAACTTCACCATGTTCCTGAACATGTTTGGGGAGAAGCTGACTG GTACGGACACTGAGGAGACCATCCTCAACGCTTTCAAGATGCTGGACCCCGAGGGCAAAGGCAGCGTCAACAAGGACTA CATCAAGCGGCTGCTGATGTCCCAGGCCGACAAGATGACCGCTGAAGAG GTCGACCAGATGCTCCAGTTTGCAACCATCGATGCAGCAGGCAACCTGGACTACAAGGGGCTGAGCTATGTGCTCACTcatggggaggagaaggaggagtgA
- the MYL5 gene encoding myosin light chain 5 isoform X2, protein MDQNRDGFIDKEDLKDTYASLGKTNVKDEELDAMLKEASGPINFTMFLNMFGEKLTGTDTEETILNAFKMLDPEGKGSVNKDYIKRLLMSQADKMTAEEVDQMLQFATIDAAGNLDYKGLSYVLTHGEEKEE, encoded by the exons ATGGACCAGAACCGAGATGGGTTCATCGACAAGGAGGACCTGAAGGACACATACGCCTCCCTGG GCAAGACCAACGTCAAGGACGAAGAGCTGGACGCCATGCTCAAGGAGGCCTCGGGGCCCATCAACTTCACCATGTTCCTGAACATGTTTGGGGAGAAGCTGACTG GTACGGACACTGAGGAGACCATCCTCAACGCTTTCAAGATGCTGGACCCCGAGGGCAAAGGCAGCGTCAACAAGGACTA CATCAAGCGGCTGCTGATGTCCCAGGCCGACAAGATGACCGCTGAAGAG GTCGACCAGATGCTCCAGTTTGCAACCATCGATGCAGCAGGCAACCTGGACTACAAGGGGCTGAGCTATGTGCTCACTcatggggaggagaaggaggagtgA